From the genome of Mixophyes fleayi isolate aMixFle1 chromosome 2, aMixFle1.hap1, whole genome shotgun sequence, one region includes:
- the LOC142138959 gene encoding Krueppel-like factor 15 translates to MVSLNCSEPLSASDLLSSAASPCGQNTLLENDASPCSPSLAEQLNKTSVSILEEGEDEGDFKEVEGIVLSQLVRAVEDPKEATPMAHLKLPDFCAQISGDFSPTLEEIEEFLKDNMDLIREELVEKQPIPGTWLQGCIASEQTSATDPTEPSETVSTQLTPDTSASSPTTTGSIPVILQIQPVSVPGAAALPQSSTGGVRLTQLVISVQGQSLALAPVPGPASPGDPKYVRIAPLPVAVRPLTLGGVFVSEGQPRMQKGAPAVIRVHKCSHPGCNKMYTKSSHLKAHFRRHTGEKPYVCTWPECGWRFSRSDELSRHKRSHSGVKPYQCTVCDKKFARSDHLSKHMKIHRGQRVGGCRTPRSST, encoded by the exons ATGGTTTCATTAAACTGCAGCGAACCACTATCTGCCTCCGATCTTCTCTCCAGTGCTGCCTCACCTTGTGGACAGAACACACTTCTTGAAAATGATGCCAGCCCTTGTTCTCCATCTCTGGCAGAACAACTTAATAAAACATCTGTCTCCATATTGGAAGAGGGTGAAGATGAAGGTGATTTTAAAGAAGTGGAAGGAATTGTTTTATCGCAACTGGTGAGAGCAGTGGAAGACCCAAAGGAAGCCACTCCAATGGCACATTTAAAGCTCCCAGACTTTTGTGCTCAAATTTCTGGGGACTTCTCTCCCACACTAGAGGAAATTGAGGAGTTTTTAAAGGACAATATGGATCTTATCAGAGAAGAGCTGGTTGAGAAGCAGCCCATCCCTGGCACATGGCTTCAGGGCTGCATTGCAAGTGAGCAGACTTCAGCCACAGACCCAACTGAGCCAAGTGAGACTGTGTCTACTCAATTAACACCAGATACTTCCGCCAGTTCACCTACCACAACAGGCAGTATTCCGGTTATCCTTCAGATCCAACCTGTGTCTGTTCCTGGTGCTGCTGCTTTGCCACAGAGCTCTACAGGTGGTGTACGCCTCACACAGTTAGTAATCAGTGTACAGGGTCAAAGTCTGGCACTGGCCCCAGTTCCAGGTCCTGCCTCTCCTGGGGACCCAAAGTATGTTAGAATTGCCCCCCTGCCAGTGGCTGTCCGACCCTTGACATTGGGAGGAGTATTTGTGAGTGAAGGGCAGCCAAGGATGCAGAAGGGAGCACCAGCTGTGATCAGGGTGCATAAGTGTAGTCACCCTGGCTGTAACAAAATGTACACCAAAAGCTCACACCTTAAAGCCCACTTCCGACGGCATACAGGAGAGAAGCCTTATGTCTGCACATGGCCGGAGTGTGGATGGAG GTTTTCCCGCTCTGATGAACTTTCTCGACACAAGAGATCTCATTCTGGGGTGAAACCATACCAGTGCACTGTGTGCGACAAGAAATTTGCCCGCAGTGACCATCTGTCCAAACACATGAAGATACACCGTGGCCAGAGGGTTGGGGGATGTCGGACACCACGATCCAGCACTTAA